A genome region from Eurosta solidaginis isolate ZX-2024a chromosome 2, ASM4086904v1, whole genome shotgun sequence includes the following:
- the LOC137241528 gene encoding neurotrimin-like: MVTTIAPPKTADPKFSGPIINVTAPVGRDATLTCVVHDLMSYKLAWLRVDTQTILSIQNHVITKNHRIGISHTEHRIWQLRIRDVRESDRGWYMCQINTDPMKSQVGYLDVVVPPDIIDYQSSNDMIVQEGQNVSLTCTATGLPTPTVIWRRERDMPILHNNADGSEVYSIEGANLTLWQVTRESMGAYLCIASNGIPPTVSKRIMIAVNFAPTIWTRYDSIYVGYGQKMTLECISEAHPTTVNFWLKGAEFVQSGTYESITLDNVFRIVMRLAIRPLDPKDFGDYYCVAKNLMGESQRIISVHHKAKKYSHHYHQLDGKGNNLILIEEYTSLGTSRASAFCNILLTLTNHNEIRKACFVNSDVS; this comes from the exons CTGATCCAAAATTTAGTGGACCAATAATTAACGTAACAGCGCCGGTTGGACGTGATGCAACTCTTACCTGCGTTGTCCATGACTTGATGTCATATAAG CTTGCTTGGCTCAGAGTCGACACCCAAACTATTCTCAGCATACAAAATCATGTCATTACAAAAAATCATCGCATAGGCATTAGTCACACGGAGCATCGTATCTGGCAGTTACGCATACGTGATGTACGTGAATCAGATCGTGGTTggtatatgtgccaaataaataCGGATCCAATGAAAAGTCAAGTTGGTTATTTGGATGTGGTAGTTCCACCTGATATTATCGACTATCAAAGCAGTAACGATATGATTGTGCAAGAGGGGCAAAATGTCAGTCTAACATGTACTGCGACAGGACTGCCAACGCCTACGGTTATTTGGCGACGTGAACGTGATATGCCCATTCTACATAATAATGCGGATGGATCTGAAGTGTATAGCATAGAAGGTGCAAACCTAACACTTTGGCAGGTCACAAGAGAGAGCATGGGAGCCTATTTGTGCATAGCTTCAAATGGAATACCACCAACAGTCAGCAAGCGAATTATGATTGCTGTTAATT TTGCACCAACAATATGGACCCGTTACGATAGCATCTACGTTGGCTATGGTCAAAAAATGACTCTTGAGTGCATTTCCGAAGCTCATCCAACGACAGTTAACTTTTGGTTGAAAGGCGCGGAGTTTGTACAGAGTGGCACCTACGAATCGATCACTTTGGATAATGTTTTTAGAATCGTGATGCGGCTAGCGATACGGCCCCTAGATCCGAAGGATTTTGGCGATTATTATTGCGTGGCGAAAAATCTGATGGGTGAATCACAGCGCATTATATCAGTGCATC ACAAAGCTAAGAAGTATAGTCACCATTATCACCAACTGGATGGAAAAGGCAATAATTTGATATTGATAGAGG aATACACATCTCTTGGAACATCACGGGCTTCcgctttttgtaatattttactaACTTTGACT AATCATAACGAAATTCGAAAAGCTTGTTTTGTTAACTCAGATGTATCATAG